CGATCTTCTCTTTGTCGTAGTCGATGTTCAGGATCACGACTTCCAGTTCGTCGTCGATCTTGACCATCTCGCTGGGGTGATTGATGCGGCCCCAGCTCATGTCGGTGATGTGGAGTAGGCCATCGATGCCGCCGAGGTCGACGAACGCACCAAAGTCGGCGATGTTCTTGACCACACCAGTGGCACGATCGTTGACTTCCAGCTTCTTGAGCAGTTCGGCCTTCTTTTCCGCACGTTGACTTTCGATCAGGCTGCGGCGGCTGACCACGATGTTGCGGCGGGCTTCGTCGATCTTGAGGACCATGCACTCGATCGTCTTGCCGATGAACTCGCCAATGTCGTGCGGACGACGGATGTCGACCTGGCTGGCGGGCAGGAAGACGTTGACGCCGATATCGACCAGCAGGCCGCCTTTGATTTTGCGGGTGACTTCGCCGGAGACAACATCCCCTTCGTGGACGGTCTCCATGACCTTCATCCACTTCTCGATCTTCTCAGCCTTGTTCTTGCTGAGAACGATCATCCCCCGGTCGTCGGTGCGACCTTGGGCGTCTTCGACATCTTCGACCAGAACGCGAATCTTTTCGCCAACTTGGGGAGGCTCGATCTCTTCCCCTTCGACTTCAGGTTCCCATTCGCTCTTGGGAATCAGTCCTTCACTCTTGTAGCCGACGTCGACAAGGACGAACTCCTCATCGATACGGATGATGGTGCCTTCAACAATTTGATTGACATCGACATCTTCGCCGCCGAGCCAGCTAATGTCGTCTGGCGACATTTCGCCAATTGCTGCTTCCCAATCTTCTTCTGATACGTCGAATTCGCGGATTAAGTTACGGTTGACCATGGGGAAAGGGGGACCTGCGTGGAGGAGTATTCGCAGTGTTGACTCTAGATAAGCGAGTTACGTCTCGCCCGGTTCGAGTCGGCAGTGGGCAGTGGGCAGTGGGCAGTCTTGTTCGATGAATGATCGAGACTGCTTACTGCCTACTGCCTACTGCTCACTTGCCGAAGTTCCTCGTTGGTTAAAGTATTGCCAGTCGTCGTTGCCTTCACGTGAAGACACTCCTCGAAAATCCGACTGAGCGAAGCCCGGCAGTTTACCACAGGGGCGGCTGGTGGGCAATTGGTTTAAGTTGTTTTGTGGGCATCGTTTAGGTGACGTGTTTAGTGGCTCCAGGCCGGGCCTTTGGCTTTTGCTTCAAGCGTTTTTCTGAGCAAAAGTGGGGGTGCCATTCAAGCGGTGATGGGCATGGAACCACTTGTTTTCTAGTGTTTGCTGGTGGCTGCTGTCGTGCTGCGTGAGGCACTTTTGCTTAGCAAAACAATCGTCAGACTCACGATACTGCCGGGTCGAGCGGCGGTAGCAGTGCCAGGAGACGCAGTCGGATTTGCTCGAGTTGGGTTTTGTCTTCACATTCCTCCAGCAGAACGCTGACCGCATCCTCAAGCACTTTGAAAATGTCTGCCGGGGCATAGGTGTCTGGCTTGCGACGGGCAAACTGCTCGGGGTGGGTTCGTTCAAGCAGCCAAGCGGCAGCTCGCCAATTGGTTTTTGCCGCTGTGCGGAGTGCTTGCAGGGGAAGCAACTCGGCGGTGGAATTTGCCTCGCGGAGTTGCTTGGCAAACTCCTCATCGCGTTGTGCCTCGCGCTGCACGGTCCAGATCGAGCAGCCAACATGCCGCGCCGCCGCATCGAGCCCGGCCCCCACGGCAATCATTGCACAAAGGGAACGACGTTTGTCGTGATCGGCCAAAATACGTGGCCGTCCGTCGTTGATAGGTGGCGGTAGCTCGGGGCGGGGTTTTGGTAGGGCCATTGGTTCTCCTCCACAGGTTTGAAGATCGCACCCTAAGTTGCGGACGCGAGAACCGTTCATTTTAGTGGGAGGGGTGGCCTAATTTCTTGTGTGAAATTTTGGCTAGTTGCGGCATGGCTTTTCTTTTGAATAGCTAGCAAATCGGTTTGGTGCGAAGACGCCGCTGTGTTCTTTGCAATGTTTGCTTGGGTTCTGTGAATTGGGTAGAACGAAACGTATGAGAACAACGACCATCATTTTCTTACTTGCTTCCAGTTTTCCGCTGTTTACTGTTTCCGCTGAACCTCCCTAGGCTCAGCCGGAAACAAGCCAGATTTAAATGTTTTGTAGAGCAGTGAAGCCGTTTGGATATATGCTGAACCAAGATTGTTTCATCTGGAATAAGTAACAGAGTAAAAAGGCAATAGCGATGAACAAACTTGTCTGTAACCGCCGCGCATGGTTAGTGACAGCGTTTGGAGCAGTGCTCACAAAGTCTTCCTTGGCTTCTGAATCAGAGGCTCCCTCGCCAAAGTGCGAAGGGCTTCCATTGGAGGAAGCACCTAACGGTCGTGAGGCAGCAACTGTAATTATCCCTCTCAAAAGTGCTTGGGCCTACAAGGTGCCTGGCACGAAAGATATTCGTCAGGTTGATAAGAGCCAACGTGCTGAAACGGAGAAGAAAGTTGAGGAGATAAGGGACAAACTTGTTGTCACTCCAAGACGCTTAAAAGCTAGGCCAGCGTTCGTTGTCCCTGGAGTCGATTCTACTGCATTTGAGAATGCTTATTTATCTTTCTTAAAGCCTCAAAATGTGGTCGACAAATTCACAACTGCAACCGCTTTGACATTGGTCGTCTTTTCTAAGCGGTCGTCTCGCTACTTTTATCTCGATGAAGTCAAGAGAATCGGAAGCAAGATTCATGTTAGCTACCACTACATTTCACACCCTGGGTTATCCGTCACAGAACATTTCGCATTAGTACCACTTGGAAAACTAGAAGCTGGAACCTACCAAGTGCTTTTAGCCCCATCGAAGAAAAAGAAAGAGTTCGAAGATGGCCGTCGCGTATCCCACCCCGATAAGGAGCAAAGAAAGGTGATACTTTCGGAGTCGTTTGAGTTTACTGTCACTCCCTGAAAGAGTAGACGAGGTTTCCATGAAGACTTATATGCTTAGCGTTTTGCTGTTGGCCATTTATTTTGTGGATGTTGCTTCTGGAGGTTCGGACTCGATTAGCAGCAATGGCGTGAACGCGATAGGACTAACTCAATTTGATGGTGTGCCGCTTGATGGAAGAAACATCATCGTCGGGCAAGTTGAAGACGTACGCCCTGGATTACCAGGCAAAGATGACGAAACAAATTTCAACACTCAAGTAATTCCCAACATGGTCGTTAAACGAGAAGGGTCTAGTCTTGCAGATGATGAATTAGCAACAGACCCGCATGCTACTCAAGTAGCAAGTGTGCTCATATCCACGGACACGGTAGACAGTAACAACAACGGAATTACCCCTGTTGGAATTGTCCCTATGGCTCAGCTTAAAGCGTCAGCCTACGGGAACCCAGCCTTTATCAGCGAGTACGATGCTGCTTTGCTCTCAACACAGTGGGTAGCCACTAATGGTGCTAAGGTCATCAACCATAGCTGGTCTACTGAACTGCCAAGCCCAGTAGCAACGGAATCGGACGGAAACTCTCAGCTAACACTCGGGATGGACTGGATTGCGAATCGCTACAACATCCTCAACGTACAAGCCGGTGACCAAGAAGCATTGACGGGAGGTACGGGTAGACCAGTTCCAATTGACAACTTCAATGGTATTACCGTTGCAAGGTCAGCAAGGGATTCAAGTGGAGTATTTCGCGATGTTTCTAATGGGAATTTCCAACCACTTGATGCTGGAATTAGAACGTACACCGATATTCTCGCTCCAGGTGTACTGGTGGAAACTGCCGAGGTAAACGACAGCCCTATTCCAGCGAACAATCCAACCTTAGGGGAGCAACGACTTACAGGAACCAGTTATGCAGCCCCTCATGTCACTGGAACGGCAGTGATGTTACAGCAGTATGCCGCCGAACGATTTACGGCAGGAGCAGATGGGTGGACCAGCACGACCAGCGTTACAGGTGCTGTTGAACAAACTGCAATTCGCCACGAAGTTCTTAAGGCTGTAATTATGAATTCGGCTGATAAGCTGAAGGATGACGAATCCGTAATGTATCCAGGAACAAACGACCTTATTCCCGAAGGCCGACTCTTAGGCATGGAACGTACCGTGCGAAAAAAAGACAACTCAACTTGGTTCGACTCGATTGCATATGACGAAACAGCCTTCGCAGGCATCGGCACGGCTTACGCAGTTGATGAAGAAATGGGAGCTGGTCACCTCAATACAAAACGTGCTTTGCAGCAATTCATTCCAGGAGAACATGAGGAATTTGGGATCAGTGGTGAAACAGTACCCCTCATCGGTTGGGACTTCGGAACAACTACGGGTACCGCATTTACTGATTACGCACGATATCGATTCAACGAAGACTTAGAAGAAGGACACTTCATATCAGCTACTTTAGCCTGGGACAGGATAGTCGAGTTTGAAACCGACAATGGAACCGTCAATGAATTTGATGAGAACGACGAATTCGCTCCTTACACAGACGACCCCGAGTTTCGTCCTGCGGACTCGCAAGTAAATGACCTTGAGCTGTACTTGATGCCAGCCTTTGCGGGAAATCTTGGTCAAGCTGTTGCACTCTCATCTAATGACACAGGAGCAACTGTCGAACATCTTTTCTTTGAGATACCCGAAGATGGTGCTTATGAACTATGGGTTCGGCAGCAAGACGCTGATGTGGGCAATAGTCAAGATTTTGGGCTAGCTTGGTGGTACGGACTCGCACCCGATCTTCCGGACCCTGGAGCCACCAGCGACTTCGATGGCGATGGGGACATTGACGGTGCGGACCTCGCTCAGTGGCAGGGCGACTACGGTCTGAATGCTGACAGCGACGTGAATAATGATGGCAGTAGCGATGGGCTCGACTTCTTGGCTTGGCAGCGGGAGTTTACCGGGCCTTCCTCAACGGCAAGCGGAAGCCCTGTGCCGGAGCCGAGTTCTTTGCTGCTGCTAGGTTGCATCGGTATGCTGGGCTCACTGCGGTTTTCGCGAGTTGCTTGATCTTCTAGGTTAAGTCGGCTTGATGTGGTGAGTTCCGACGAAACGTGACGTTTGACCGAAGTCTATTCGCCGGGTGCCACTGGCTCTGCCAGTGGGGAGTGTTTAGGTAGAACAACGGCTTCGAAAATGGTGTTATCTCGTAAATGCAAAATGGGCCGCACCTCGCTAGTCCCTTGCAGTCCGTCCCTGAGTTCAAGATTGACCTAGTCCAAAGCCTGCCTCAAACTCTGCTGATCGGCCATTCGTTTCACGGACAAGGCACTGGCGGAGCCAGTGGCACTCAGATTTCGGCAGTGATACCCGGCGCGACGTGCGGAGCACCAACAAAAACGCTTTTAGGGGAAACCTATTCGCTCTGGTGATGCGTTTTCAGTTACGCTGGTAGTCCTATGCGGACGATTTTCCCACTGATGCTGCCTTGTCTTTTCATGGCGAGCCAAACCGCTACGGCGCAACTCCCCACCGCCACGGGTCGGCAGATCGCCATGAGTCAGACAGCTTGGAAGTTGTTTGTTCCTGATACTTATCAGCATCGGCCCGCGGATGTTGCTGATTTGTTGATTCACTTTCATGGCAATCCTCAGACGATTTGGAACAACGCGGAGTACGCGAAGCTCAATGCGGTGGTCGTGACCGTGAACTACAACGGGTTGTCGAGCGCGTACTCGGGGCCTTTTTCTGACCGTGAATTGTTTGGGGCGCTGCTTGGCGAGGCATTGGATAAGTTACGGTCCGATGAGGATTTTCCCACGAGCTTAGCTTGGGATCGGGTTGCTGTTTCGTCATTCAGTGCCGGTTATGGTGCTGTGCGGGAGATTCTCAAGAACGAAGCCTACGTGAGCGAGATCGACGTTTTGCTGGCGGCAGACTCGCTGTATGCGACGACCGCTAAGGATGGCACGCCGTTGGATTCGCAGATGGCCGGCTTCAAGGCTTTCGCCAGCATGGCGCAAGGCGGCGAGAAGACATTCGTGTTTACTCACTCGCAGGTGTTGACGCACACTTACGAGAACACCATCGAGACGGGCGATGAACTGCTCGAGCATTTGGGGATCGCTGCAAGTCGCGTGAAAACGAAAGGGCTAGGCACGCTGCAGTTCTACCGACATGCCCAAAGCGGCAACTTCCAGCTTTGGGGAGCGAGAGGTGACGATGGGGATGCTCATCTCGAGCATCTGCGCTACATCGGCGAGTTCCTGCCGCTGCTTTCACTTGCCCAGTTACCAACGACTTCGGGTGAAAACGAGGTGGACGGTCAGGTCAGCGGCGACGAGTTCTTAGCGTGGCAGCAAAGGAAGTCTTCCGATCCAAATACGATCGGCAATATAGATAAGCGTCTGGAAAGATACGAAGATGGTACTTCGGCTGCCGTCGTGATTTCCTTCGGGCTGATAGCCATCGTGTTTATCGGGTTTTGTCTCTACCTACTTCGCAGACGCGGCGGGAAGAATTGAGGTGCGGATTGAGGGTTTTGGCGAGGATTTCTACAACGGTGAGCAGATTGCATTTCTTTCTCAATTACTTTGCCCAACGAAGCTGGTTCGAGTAGGCTATTTCAAGCCCAGACACGCCATCACGTTATTCGGCGTGTTATTGCTCGCAATCATGGAGTCCGCTAATGCATTCTTTTTTCAATCGCTCGTTTCTCATCACACTGTTCATGTTTGGGTGCTCAATAGAACAGAGTTTTGGGCAACATGTCACACTTGCTTTCGAAGGTGAGGTCGAGTCGTTCTCTAATGAGCTGCAGGGGTTTTTTCAAGTCGGCCAACCGTTGCGGGGAAATTACACTTACGATTTGGCGACTCCCGGTACGCCGCTTATGAACGCTGGGACTAAGTACGACGAAGCCGTCACTTCACTGCGCGCCCGATTTGCCAACGGATATTTTGTTGAGGAAGGGGGCGACGACGACCTTTTTACGAATGATGGGCCTCCCACGAATGATGTCTTTTCGGTGTTCTCGACGAATCCAGACGCAGAACCCGTGATCGGTTTGCCGCTGGGAGCTTTCATTCTTAGCTTGATCGACACAAGTTCGACCGTCTTCACGAATGAGGACCTGCCGTCGATCGCGCCGGACTTGGCTTCTTTCGATTTTAGAGATGGCCGTTTGATCTTTTTGGACCCAGGCAATGGCAACAAAGTCGTCCAGTTCTCAATTACCGCACTGCGAACGGTCCCTGAGCCAACCGGTCTGGTACTTCTGTCGCTTGCCGGGGGATTCTTCGCCTGCTGGAGAAAGCGTTAGCGGGCGGAGTTCTTCGAAAGTTAGCGCACCAGAAACGACGCGTTGTCAGACTCCCTAGGGTCGGTCGAAAAACTCTACGGCCCCTCGGTCGAGATCGTAGTAGGCTCCGACGACTTTCAACTTGCCTTGCTTTTGGGGCTCGAGCATGATCGGGTCGGACTCGTTGCGTAAGCGGTCGACGACGCGGCGGACGTTTTCGTGAACGGCGTCGTCGAGATTGATTTTCCCCTGCTTGTCCCGGACACCCAACGCGGCAGGCAGGATGGGATGGATCATATCGTCAATTGCCCCCGGGAAGCGGGCGTCCTCTTCGATGACTTTTCGAGCGGCGTCGACGGCACCGCAGCTTTCGTGACCCATTACCACCACGAGCGGGACCTTGAGCACGGCAACGGCATACTCGATGGAACCCATCGCGGCTGTCTGAACAAGTGACGTAAGCGCAAAACGGAGATTGCCCTTTGGCTAATTCAAGCCGTCGCTTTGTGCCCATCGGTGGGTTTGAATCTTTCCCGTCGAGAAAGGCGTTGTTCCCGTCGATCAGGAATTGCAAGGCCTCGTCGGGGGTGAGCGTGGTGTATCCGTCTTTGGTTGGGACTGGTCGGAAGGCGTTCGTTTCTCCGCCCTCTTGTGCCATCGCGGTGGTGGCGAGTGAAGCGGCCCCGGCGGCAATCATGTGTCGTCTCGTGATGTTCGGCATGGGTCGTGTTCCGTTGGAAGGACGAAGGTGCAGATAACAACTGACAGATTCTAGCCTCTTGGACCTCGAGTAACCGCAGTATCAACCATTGATTAACGTCGGGAATGATTCGACGAGGGAATCGTATTCTCGACTAACGACTGTTTCGCATGCTCGGATTGGAACGACATTTCAGATTGTCGTCAGCTTCATTGAGACTTATTGCACAAGACGCTGGTCAACCTGGTCTCAGATGCGTTTCACGCATTCTACTTGTCGTCTTCCAGCGAGATTGATTCCGAATCTTCGCTCGGTTCGAGGCGTGCCATCGGAGTCGGATCGGTCGTGGGTTCGACGTGGGTGAGGTCGCGCGCTTGGTAGAAGTTGGGAATCAGTTTCTCGTTGTGCTCGACCTGGTAGGTAAGTGCGCGAAGTTTGTCGTCCCAGTGCATCTCGCGGATGACGGCGGTGCAGGGGGTGTTGGCCATGCCGCGGGAGAGGACTTCGACCCAGTCGCCGATTTCGTAGCCTTCGCTTTGCACTTCTTTCCACAGGACGTGGCGAACCCGTAGGGTGTGATTGCCGTAGACGAGCAGGTCGAATTCGCCGGGCTTTTGTTCCCGTCGAAAGACGCGATTGCTGGGGATCAGCGAGCGGGCGAGTTCGACTTCTTCTGGATGGAGCCAGGCGTTTCCGTCCTCGGGCCACCATGGGTAATAACCGTAGCGGGGTTCTTCCCGTGCGGTGAGCTGGTTGGGGGGCTCTACGCGGGGCAGTTCATCGCCTGCCATTTGGAATTCGTCGTTGTGGTCGCTGGTTTCCATGATCGGTGCTATCCGTAAGAGCGAGCCCCCTACTCGCTATTCTAACGATAATCGTCACGACCGACCAACTGCCGGTACGCTTCGTAATGGTCAAATTGCGTGAGACCTGCCAAGAAGGAGGTACACTTATCGAATGACTTGCGAGCTTTCTTGCCCCCTCACCTAATCTCTCCCCCCAAGGGGCGAGGGACGTAGGAAGCTCGCTTCTTTGGTCTCAAAACCGCCAGCGGTCAAAACCTCCCCATGAATCTTCACGACTTGCTTGAACATCACGGCTTAAGTGCCAATCCGTTTGCCGATGAGGATGCGCAGACAGACCCGGTCTTTCAGGGGCGTTGTCGCACGAGCGTGTTCCACCCGAACTGGGATAAAATCTATGGCGACCCGACCAGTCCTGCGACGTCGATTGTGTTTGGCGAAAAGGGTGCCGGCAAAACAGCGATGCGGTTGCAAATTGTCAGCCAGATTCGTGAGCACAACCAGTCGGATGCCGCGTCGAAGTTGTTCGTTATTGAGTATGACGACTTCAATCCGTTTCTCGATCGATTTGCTGATCGGCTGAGCAGTCGAAAGCGACGACAACCTGAGAAGGTGCTCGCGGAGTGGAAGCTTTGGGATCACATGGACTCGATCCTGTCGCTGGGCGTGACCGACGTGGTTGATTCGGTGCTCGGCTCGCGGCGTAACGGTAACAACGGACAAGACGCGAATTTGCTGCCGGACGATGTCGCCAAGCGGTTGGATCGTTTTCAAAAACGCGACCTGTTGCTACTTGCGGCATGCTATGACAATTCTCTCACCGAGACTTTCCAATCGCGGTGGTATCGGTTGCGTAAGAAGCTGGGATATTATCCCTGGCAAAGTTGGTTCATTCGCGGAATTGGCGTCGCTGTAAAAACTGCCGCTATTGGCGTGATGGCGTACACACGCAACTACGGCTGGTTGACGTCGGTTTGGTTCTGGCTGGTGATCGCACTGGGCTGGGCGCCGTGGCTTGCCCAAGTTTGGCGGTGGTGGATGCAGGCGTGGGGCGTAAGCAAGCACTTACGCTCTGTGAATCGCGACATTCACCCGTTGCGTCAGGTACTGATGCAGTTCTCAGGCAAAGACATCAACGGCCAGCCTTTACCGAGCAAGTACCGTACAGACGACCGTTACGAGTTGCTCTACAAGTTCCAAGGCGTTCTGCAAGCTCTGGGATACTCAGGCGTAGTCGTGCTGGTCGATCGCGTTGACGAGCCGCATCTGACGGGCGGCGCTTTGCCTAAGATGAAAGCTTTTGTCTGGCCGATGCTCGACAACAAGTTCCTGAAGCAGCCGGGTTTCGGCCTGAAGCTGCTACTGCCTGCCGAACTCTCCGAGTTCGCTTTGAATGAGAACCGCGACTTCTTCCAGCGGGCAAGGCTTGACAAGCAGAACATGGTTCCTTCGCTCGAATGGACGGGCCAGTCGTTGTACGACTTGGCGAACGCACGAGTCGCGGCCTGTGCGGAGCAAGAATCGAAGAAGCCGCGTCTGCAGGATTTGTTTGAGGAGTCAATTGACGAGCGGCGGCTGATTGATGCGTTTGCCACGCTGCGGGTGCCACGTCATCTGTTCAAGTTTCTGTACCGTTTGATGGTCGCCCACTGTCAGTCGCATGTGGACACGGACCCGGCTTGGCAAGTGCCGTTGTCGACCTTTGAGACGCAGCTAGCAATCTACCAGCGCGACCAAAAAGCGGTCGATGAGACGCTAGCAGGTTAGTCGCCCGGTCGCGGAGCGAAAGGCTACGAACCTCAGAGCTAGTATCTCGGCTTGACCGGCGGTTGGTCATTTGCCACACTCCCGCCCCGCTACTGCCCTAGCGGATTATGACTTGGTCGACCAACGGATTGGAGATCCCCCGCAATGTTGTTTCCATTGAATCATCACTCAGCGATCGCATTTGCCCCCCTGCTAGCTGCGAGCCTGCTGGTGGGCTGTGGCGACTCGGGTTCGACGGCTCCGGCCGCGCAGTCTTCGACGAGCACATCGGCGACATCAGCAGCTGGAAAGGCTGCTACTAGCACACCGACCGATCCAACGGAGCGTGTTGTGCATGAGTTTCTCGATGCGCTGCGAAAAGGAAAAACCGATGCCGCCAACTCGCATCTCACACCTGTAGCGCTCGAGCTTTTGCAACAGAGTGACAGCTGCATTGTGATGCCGGCCAGCGAAACGGCTCAGTTTCGTGTTGGCAAAGTGGAGAAGCACGACTCGGAGCGGGCCACCGTGGACGCCGTTTGGTCAGATCTCGATGTCGATGGCAATCGCGTGGATGAGGTGATGCTATGGGCATTGCGATTGGTTGAAGGTCGTTGGAGAGTCTCCGGGATGGTGGCCGATCCTAATGGCGAGAATCCGGTAATCTGTGACTTCGAGAATCCTGCGGAATATGGGCAACCTACGCAGAACGGTGCTCCTGATATTTCGCGTCAGGCCAAGCAGGAGGCTGCTGATCCATTTCAACAGGGTGTGGTGCGATAGCATCATGCTCCGTTAGCCTCGTCGTAACCCGTTGCCAAATAGCGTCTTAGTACATTAGCCCCTGATTCTTTTGAATCGGGGGCTTTTCTTATTGTCAGGTTGATTTTCGATATTTTGTGCAATCTGCCCTTTAGCCGTTTGATCGACCGTGTCGGAACGTGCTAGGTTGTTTGAAGAGCGTCCGTTCAATTCTACGTGAATTGCCTGCCTTGACGGAGCGGCCACTTGACACCCTATGCAAGCATGATAGGTTTGTCGCCTAAGTTTCCTGATGCTCAAAGTCAGCCTACTTTCCACGGTATTTCGCCGTATTGAGAATGGCATGATCCTACCTGTGAGCCAGTGCAAGTTAAGTCGAGACAGAAATCGCCCCTGAGGGCTCGTTGAATTCATAATCTTTCCAGCTTGTTTGATGGAATCGAACCAGTGGGATGCAGCGGGTAGGTGGCGCTTCACATAAGCTATCGAGAAGAGTTGCTATCGAGAAATTTAAGCCCTGATCACGCCAACCGTCGCGTCGATTGGTGCCCGTAGAAAACAGACGGTAACTGTGTCCGAGAGTCCGTTCTCTCGAGACGTACCTTAGAGTGGGAGATTTAAGATGAATCGTGTTGTCATTTGGACAGCTGCCCTGATGGTTGCTGTCGTCGGTTTCGCCCTGATGGGCGAAGAGAAGGCAGAAGCTGGTTTGTTTGGTGGTCGCAAGTGCGGTAAGCCCGCCTGCTGCGAGCCTGCTCCAGATCCATGCGAGTGCGGTGGTCGTCAAGGTTTGTTCGCGAAGCTGAAGGCACGTCGTGCTGCTAAGAAGGCTGCTTGCTGCTGCCCAGAGCCAACTTGCTGCCCTGAGCCAGTTTGCTGCCCAGCTCCAGCACCAACGTGCTGCCCCGAGCCAGAGCCATGCTGCCCAGCACCAGCTCCAGCTTGCTGCGAGCCAGCTCCTTCCTGTGGTTGCGAAGCTGCTCCTTCTTGCGGTTGCGAAGCAGCCGCACCAGCTTGCGGATGTGCCGCTGCTGCTCCTGCTGCTCCAGCATGTGGATGTGGTGCCGCTCCTGTCGTGATGCAGGCTTCAGCTGTTGTTGAAGGTTGCAGCACTTGCGCTGGTGCCGCTCCTGTAGAAGTCGCTGCTCCTGCAGAGGCTGCTGCTGAGCCAGCCGCTGAAGATGCACCAGAAGCTCCTGCTTCTGACGAAACCACCTGAATCGAGCATTGCTTGACTCAATGGGTTTAATACCGAAAGCCGGTCCTCTTCATGGGGTCCGGCTTTTTTTCAATAGTGATTGCGAAGATGACTCGCGCAGAGACGCGGAGACGCAGAGTTGGATCGTGCCCGACCTCGTGGGATTGTCTAGCTTAGCCCCAGTTGCTTTTAGCTTGATTGGGATTAGTCTTGGCATAGCAACTGAACTACCACCGGCTGAAGCCGATGGGTTTTGGGATTCGTGAGCTTCGGACTGAAGTCCTTCGCTCACGAATTATTAGCCCCGGGATTTATCCCGGGGTTCCGAGGGAGTATCCAACCATCGGTCGAGCAAGAAGCGTTATCGAAAGGCGGGGCATTACCGAGACCGAA
The genomic region above belongs to Lacipirellulaceae bacterium and contains:
- a CDS encoding S8 family serine peptidase, with the protein product MKTYMLSVLLLAIYFVDVASGGSDSISSNGVNAIGLTQFDGVPLDGRNIIVGQVEDVRPGLPGKDDETNFNTQVIPNMVVKREGSSLADDELATDPHATQVASVLISTDTVDSNNNGITPVGIVPMAQLKASAYGNPAFISEYDAALLSTQWVATNGAKVINHSWSTELPSPVATESDGNSQLTLGMDWIANRYNILNVQAGDQEALTGGTGRPVPIDNFNGITVARSARDSSGVFRDVSNGNFQPLDAGIRTYTDILAPGVLVETAEVNDSPIPANNPTLGEQRLTGTSYAAPHVTGTAVMLQQYAAERFTAGADGWTSTTSVTGAVEQTAIRHEVLKAVIMNSADKLKDDESVMYPGTNDLIPEGRLLGMERTVRKKDNSTWFDSIAYDETAFAGIGTAYAVDEEMGAGHLNTKRALQQFIPGEHEEFGISGETVPLIGWDFGTTTGTAFTDYARYRFNEDLEEGHFISATLAWDRIVEFETDNGTVNEFDENDEFAPYTDDPEFRPADSQVNDLELYLMPAFAGNLGQAVALSSNDTGATVEHLFFEIPEDGAYELWVRQQDADVGNSQDFGLAWWYGLAPDLPDPGATSDFDGDGDIDGADLAQWQGDYGLNADSDVNNDGSSDGLDFLAWQREFTGPSSTASGSPVPEPSSLLLLGCIGMLGSLRFSRVA
- a CDS encoding PEP-CTERM sorting domain-containing protein (PEP-CTERM proteins occur, often in large numbers, in the proteomes of bacteria that also encode an exosortase, a predicted intramembrane cysteine proteinase. The presence of a PEP-CTERM domain at a protein's C-terminus predicts cleavage within the sorting domain, followed by covalent anchoring to some some component of the (usually Gram-negative) cell surface. Many PEP-CTERM proteins exhibit an unusual sequence composition that includes large numbers of potential glycosylation sites. Expression of one such protein has been shown restore the ability of a bacterium to form floc, a type of biofilm.), translated to MHSFFNRSFLITLFMFGCSIEQSFGQHVTLAFEGEVESFSNELQGFFQVGQPLRGNYTYDLATPGTPLMNAGTKYDEAVTSLRARFANGYFVEEGGDDDLFTNDGPPTNDVFSVFSTNPDAEPVIGLPLGAFILSLIDTSSTVFTNEDLPSIAPDLASFDFRDGRLIFLDPGNGNKVVQFSITALRTVPEPTGLVLLSLAGGFFACWRKR
- a CDS encoding carbonic anhydrase → MGSIEYAVAVLKVPLVVVMGHESCGAVDAARKVIEEDARFPGAIDDMIHPILPAALGVRDKQGKINLDDAVHENVRRVVDRLRNESDPIMLEPQKQGKLKVVGAYYDLDRGAVEFFDRP